GTTCTTGGCGATGCCCGTGATTTTCGCGGCGACGAGGGCAGTTAAGGGCCACAGAATCAATTGGTTCATCGATCACATTGCTCCAATCACAGCAGTCGTACTTTTGGCATGGGCTGCTGTGATCTATTGGCGTTGTGTCCCGGCTGCCCCATCCATTTGGCTCAGGCTGGTCTACCTCGCGGCCTTTCTCGCATCCATGCTGATGTTGGGGTGGGGCGCTATGTGGGTCACCTACGTCGTCATGCTGGCAATTTACGGCGCGTAGTAGCAGACGTTGGGCGTAGCCTCATGGCCTTGCCGGCCCTACTGCAAGCCCACCGCGCCCAGTTCGCCGAGCATGTCCTGCGCATCGTCGTCGAAGCCCGCAATCGGCTGGGCCTTGGCAAGCGCCATCCACACGCCGAACGGAATGCGCGCCAGGGCACGATGCACGGCCGCACGCGCCACCACCAGCCGTTCGCCTTCGAGCACCAGCACGCCGCACTCGGGCGGAACCTCGTCGGCCGAGGCAATCGGGCGGCCGCGCGCATCGTTGCCCAGCACGTACCAGCACTCGCCCCCCAGGTCGAGATAGGCCGCACGCTTGTCGGGCTTGCGCAGGTCGCCCAGCAGATCGGCCCGGCTCACCTTCACCTCGTGCACGATGGGATGCGCATAGGCTTCGACGCTGGTGTTGCGGATCGAGAACACGTCGGGCCGGGCCACGCACCAGCGCGGCTTGCCGCCCTCTTCGAGCGGGGGCAGGCGGGCCCGCAAGCCGAGGCCGCGCCAGGCGATGCGGCCGCCGCGCGTCATCTCGCGCGCCACGCGTTCCACCAGCGCTTCATGCGGCGAGAGCGCCGCGCGGTTGAGCGTGAGCGTGGTGGCAATGCGCGCAATGCCGGCATCGGTCACGCGCAAGGTCTCGTGCCCGAGCGGCGTGCGCACGCGTTCCAGGAACCCGCCCGCCAGCAGTTCGACCTCGATGGCGTCGCAGCAGGGCCAGCCCGCCGAACGGTAGATTTCGCGCAGCCGCCGCGCATGGAGTTTTCCGAACGGCACGGCGGCGGCGCGCTGCATGGGCGGCTCTTTCACGGGCGGCGGAAACCCGGGGTCGGTGAAGGGCGGCTGGACCGGCGGCGGATCGCCTTCGGGCGGAGGGCCGACCGGCGGTGGCGGCGGCACCGGAACAGGCACGTCGGGCGCGGGCGGCGGCGGACCGATCGGACCGACAGCGACAGGATCAATGGCAAGTGCGGACATGGAAGAAGCAGGTTAGCGAAAAGTCGAGGGGCGTGCGAGGCATGGAACGATCGGTTGCATTCGATCCGGTTGCCTCAATGGAAGTCGCGGCTGGTGTTGCTCTGTGCCAGCCGCCCCATGAGCGGCGTCAGGTCCTTGAAGCCGGTGGCGATCAGGTGCTGCACCTTGCCGCCGCTGTCGTCGTCGCGCTGCCAGGTGCCCTGCACCGCCAGCAGGTGCGACTTCAGGAGCGGCTCGCGCCAGGCTTCGATGACATGGCTCCAGACGATGACGTTGACGTTGCCGGTCTCGTCCTCGAGCGTGACGAAGATGGTGCCATTGGCGGTGCCCGGGCGCTGCCGCCCCTTGACGATGCCGCAGGCGCGCACGGTCTGGCCGCTGGGCAGTGCGCGCAATTGCTCGGCGCTCATGAGCTTCATGCGCGCGAGGCGCGGGCGCAGCAGCGCAAGCGGATGGCGGCGCAGCGTGAGGCCGAGCGCGGCGTAGTCGCCGACGATCTCCTCGCCCTCGGGTGCGGCCGGCAGCTGCAGCACCTGCTCGTTGATCGGCACGCCGCGCAGCAGGGCGGGCGAACGGCGCTGCGCCGTGGCATCCCACACCTGCTGGCGCCGATGGCCCGAAAGCGGCATCAGTGCATCGGCCGCGGCCAGCGCGGCCATGTCCTTGCCGTCGAGCTCGGCGCGCAGGGCCAGGTCTTCGGTGCTGGTGAACGGCGCTTGCGCACGCGCCTGGAGCAGGCGCTTCGCACCGGCTTCGCCGAGGCCCGAAACCAGGCGCAGGCCGAGCCGCACCGCGGGCTGGTTCTCGTTGCCCAGGCGATCGGCATAGCGTGCGTCGGTGCCTGCCGGCATGCGCGGCGCATCGGGCGCGCGGGCTTCGAGCGTGGTGTCCAGCGCGCTGCAGGTGACATCGACCGGCCGCACTTCCACGCCATGCCGCCGCGCGTCCTGCACGAGCTGCGACGGGCTGTAGAAGCCCATCGGCTGCGAGTCGAGCAGTGCCGCGAGAAAGCACGCGGGTTCGTAGTTCTTGAGCCAGCTGCTCACCGTGACCAGCAAGGCAAAGCTCGCGGCGTGGCTTTCGGGAAACCCGTAGTCACCGAAGCCGAGGATCTGCTTGAAGATGGACTCGGCGAACGATGCCTTGTAGCCCTTGCGGATCATGCCTTGCACGAGCTTGTCGTGGAACTTGTCCAGGCCTCCCTTGCGCTTCCATGCCGCCATGGCGCGGCGCAGCTGGTCGGCCTCGTCGGCGGTGAAATCGGCCGCGATCATCGCGATCTGCATCACCTGCTCCTGGAAGATCGGCACGCCCAGCGTGCGCTCCAGCGCGGGCCGCAGTTCTTCCTTCTCGTAGTGAATCGCCAGGCCCTTGGCCAGGCGCTCGCGCTGCTTGAGATAGGGATGCACCATGCCACCCTGGATCGGCCCGGGCCGCACGATGGCGACCTCGATCACCAGGTCTTCGTAGCGGCGCGGCTTCAAGCGCGGCAGCATCGACATCTGGGCGCGGCTCTCGATCTGGAACACGCCGACGGTGTCGGCGTCGCAGATCATGTCGAACACCTTCTGGTCGTCGCTTCGGATGTGGTGCATCTGCACCGCCGAGCCGCGCCAGCGGTTCATGTGGTCGAGCCCGCGGCGGATGGCGCTGAGCATGCCGAGCGCGAGCACGTCGACCTTGAGCATGCCCATGGCCTCGAGGTCGTCCTTCTCCCACTGGATGACGGAGCGGTCTTTCATCGACGCCTTCTCGACCGGCACCAGCCGCGTGAGCCTGGTGTGCGTGAGCACGAAGCCGCCCACGTGCTGGCTCAGGTGGCGCGGAAAACCCTTGAGCCGCCGCGTCATCTCGATCCATTGCACCAGCCTGAGCTCGTCTTCTTCCACGCCGACGCGCGCGGCCGCCTTGAACAGCTGGTCGCCAAGCACGGTGTCGTCGAACCAGTAGTGGTCCTTGGCGAACTCGTCGATCAGGCGCTGGTCGATGCCCAGGGCCTTGCCCACGTCGCGCAAGGCGCTGCGCGAGCGGTAGCAGATGACGACGGCCGCGATGGCCGCGCGCTCGCGACCGTACTTCTGGTAGATGTACTGGATGACTTCCTCGCGCCGCTGGTGCTCGAAGTCGACGTCGATATCGGGCGGCTCGTGGCGGTGGCGGCTCAGGAAGCGCTCGAACAGCAGGTGGCCCTTCTCGGGGTCGATGGCGGTGATGCCCAGGCAGAAGCAGACCGCTGAATTGGCGGAGGAGCCGCGACCCTGGCAGAGGATGTGCTGCGAGCGCGCGAAGCGCACGATGTCTTCCACCGTGAGAAAGAACATCTCGTACTTGAGCTCCAGGATCAGGTCGAGCTCTTTCTGCACCTGCTCGCGCACCTTGGCGGGCACACCGTGCGGATAGCGCTCGCTCGCACCCTCCCATGTCTTGCGCACCAGCGTCTCGGCCGGCGTCTCGCGGCTGCCCACGGTTTCGAGCGGGTACTGGTAGTTCTCGCGGATGACCTCCGGATCGAAGCTGCAGCGCGCGGCCACCGCCAGCGTGTTCGACAGCATCCCGGGCAGGTAGAGCTCGGCCAGCCGCACGCGCTGGCGCAGATGGCGCTCGGCATTCGACTGCAGCGCAAAGCCGCACTCGGCCACGGTCTTGCCTTCGCGCACGGCCGTGAGCACGTCGTGCAGCGGCTTGGCCGAACGCGCATGCATGTGCACGTCGCCGGCGGCCACCAGCGGCACGCCGGCCTGCTCGCCCGCCTCCATCAGCGCGACGAACCACAGGTCGTCGTCGAGCTCGTTGAGCATCTCGACCGCGAGCCACAGGTTCTCCCCGTAGAGCGCCTTGGCGGCCATCAGGTCTTCATGCAGCGTGGCAGCCTCCAGGGCACCGCCGGGCATGCGGTGCGGCACGAAGAGGACCTGGCAATCCTGCAGCGAAGCGACGTCGCTGCCTTCCCAGCTCACGCGGTATTGGCCCTTGGGCAGCTCGGTGTTGCGCGCGGCGGTGATGAATTCGCAGAGGTTGCCCCAGCCCTCGGTGCCGCTCGCGATGACGACGAGCCGGAAGCGCTCGAAGCGGAACTCGCTGCCAAAGAGCAGCCGGAAACCGGGGTTGCGCGGGATCGGCGGCTCGTCGGGGTGCTCGCGCTCGTATTCCTCCAGCTTGGCCGGCAGTTCGCGCAGGCAGACATGGGCGCGCACGATGCCCGCAACCGAGCATTCGTCGGTGATGGCCAGTGCCGCGTAGCCGAGCTGGTAGGCGCGCTCGACCAGCTCCTCGGGCGTCGAGGCGCCGCGCTGGAAGCTGAAGTGGGTGAGGCAGTGCAGCTCGGCATAGTCCGGCAATGCCGGCGCAGACTTCCTGCGCAACGGCAACGGCAGCGCATGCACCTTGGCGGCGTTGCGCCCGCGCAGCTGCTTTTCGCTCAGGTCAGGCATAGAGCCCCTGCAGGTACCAGCGCACCTCGCCCGGTGAAAACCGCGCAGAGGGCCGCTCGCGAAAGATCCACACCAGGCCGGCCCCGGGGCTTTCGGCGATGTAGTAGTCGCGCATCGCGGGTTGGCCGCCGTCTTCCTTGCCGCCCCACCAGCCCGCCTCCACGCGCTGCGGCCCGACCAGCTTGCCGAGCGGACCGCGGTAGCAGGGGCGCTCGCCGTCCATCTCGAGCAGCAGCGGTTCGGGCAACAGCCACGGCGGGTAGATGGCATCGGGCTGCGAGGCCGCGGCCTTCGCTTCCTTGCGGGTCTTGTCCGGCGATGACTTGGCTTTCTGCAGCGCGGGCCTCCAGGCCTGCTTGCGCTCCGGCCGGTGGTCGGCCGCGGCCGCGGGCACCACCACCTGCTGCGGCCCGAGCCGCACGCTGAGCCGTTCGACCATTTCGTGCAGCTTGTCGCCCTTGCGGTTGTCCTCGGGCAGGAAGCTGGTGCTGGCGCCGGCCCAGGGATCGGTTTCGAGCGTGCGCAGCCGCAGCCAGCTCGCGGGCGCCGCCAGCGTGGTGAGGGCGAGCTTTTCGGACAGCAGCCGGCGCAGGTGCGCCATGTCCTGCGTGGGCTCGGCCGTGCGCACCGTGACCTGCTGGTGCGGCGGCAGGTTCACGCCGTTGAAGCGCTTGAGATCGAGCGTCCATTGCAGTTCGAGCGCGCGGGCGCCGCGCTGCCGCGCACGCAGCCAGAACTGCAGCGCCGTGAGCAGGCGGTTGGCCGACCACATCAGCTCGGGCGCGGTTTCGGCCAGCGCGGGCAGCTCGAGCTTCTGCTCGAACACGTCGGGCAGCGTGAGCCAGCGGTGGCTTTCGGGCCGCAGGCCCCAGGCGGTGTCGAGCGCTTCGCGCAGCCCCGCGCCAAAGCGCCGCGTGAGGCCGCCGCGCGGCAAGGCAGCCACATCGCCCCAGGTGCGGCAGCCGAGCCGCGCGAGCAGGTCGAGGTGCTCGCGCGCGGCGCTCAGCGTGTCCAGCGGCAGGCCTGCGGGAATGTCCCTGGGCCGATGCTCGTTGCGCTCGAACAGGCGCAGCCGGGCCAGCGCGACGAGGCTCGTGGCGCCCTGGGCGCCGCGCATCACGGCGCCCGGCGCGGGGTTCTCGTGGGCCAGCTGCCGCATCAGCGACGAGCGCCCGCCCCACAGCCGCTCGCAGGCCGAGACCTCGAGCATCAGCGCTTCGTCCTGCCACGCGACATGCGGTGTGTATTGCAGCGCCCACCAGCCCAGCGCTTCCGGGGTGGGCAGGACCGGCGCTTCGGAGGCATCGGTTTCAGGCGACCACCGCAATGCGATCCAGTGCATTGGCGCCTCCCTTCCACGCGTCGATGCGCACCACCGTGGCCGACGCTGCCGCTTCGCCGGCTGGCACCGTGCCCTGCTGCTGCAGCCGCAGCTTGCGGCGCAGCCGCGCGGCGGCCAGCAAGGCGGCCATGCGCTCGTTGCGCGCGGGCAGCATCACAGGCGCGGCGAGCGGCGGGCCGCGGCGCTTGAGGATGCGCAATTCGATCTGCGCGCTGTCGGGCGCGCAGCTTTCCACCTGAAGCCGCAGCCGCGCGGGCGACGCGCCCTGCGCGGCCGATTCGGGCCGGCAGACGAAAAGCAGCACCTCATGCTGGGCGGCCGCCAACTGCAGCCGCCGCAGTTCGCCCACCCTCGCCTGCGGCAGCCAAGCCAGCACGGCCGCCACGTCCGCGCAGCGCAATGCCTGCTCGCAGGCCCACAGCCTCGCGGCCGGGGCTTCGCTTCGGACCCACATCAGCGCCTCCACCGGCAGCCCCTGCGCCGCCAGCGAGGGCCCGCAAGGTTCATAAGGGGCGCCGATCAGCACCACCGGGCCGCCCCGCGCTTCCACCGCGCGTGCCAGGGCGGGGAGCAGCAGCCGCCAGACATGCGCCTCGGGCGTGGCTTGCAGCAGCTCCGTCATGGCGCCGACCGGCCAGCCGCCCCCCGGCAACTCCGCGTCCAGCGCGGCGTGGCCAGTGGCGGCGACCTGTGCGTCGGCCAGGCCGAGCTCGTCGGCGTGCCAGACGCCGCGGCCGGCGGCAGCGGAAAAGGAGTCGAGGAAAGGAAGGCCCATGATTGCGACTGTTAACTGTATTTTTATACAGTATTCCGTGGCCCGCAACAACGAAGAATGGCATTCTTCGTTTCCTTGATTTCATATTCCTATGGTTCATGTGAATGCGCGCAGAAGTCGGTTGAGCCGGCGCCCGGGATTGGCTCCAATGCAGGCAAAAGGAGCTCGCATGAACCCGCCCACCGTCACCGCCGGCCTCAACTACCTCCAGCCCTCCTTGCTGCGCCCCTTCAGCTACATCTTTCCGCCACCACCCGGCACGCCATGGGAAAGCGGCAGCTACGAACTGCGCCCGATGCCGATCGCGGATGCGCGCGCGGCCACCACGCCGCCCCACATCGAGTGCGAAGGCTTCGTGCTGCGCGATGCGCCCACCGCCGTCTCGGACTTCCTGGACGACGCCGAGGTCACGGCCGTCTACCACCGCGAGGTGGCGGAACTGGCGCTCGCCGTCACAGGCAGCACGCGGGCCTTCGTGTTCGACCACCTCGTGCGCCAGCGCGAAGCCGACCGCACGGCCCTGAGCTTCGGCCGCCGCGCCACCCACGGCAAGGCCGCCGCCAACGGCCGCATCCACAACGACTACACCGAAGACTCCGGCCGCCGCCGGCTCGGCATGGTGCTGACCGACCCCGATGAAGCCGCGGCCGTGCGGCGCTACTGCATCGTCAACGTCTGGCGCTCGATCAGGGGGCCGGTGCTGGACACGCCGCTGGCCGTCTGCGACGCGCGCACCGTGACGGCCGGGGACCTC
The Variovorax sp. OAS795 genome window above contains:
- the imuA gene encoding translesion DNA synthesis-associated protein ImuA, with protein sequence MGLPFLDSFSAAAGRGVWHADELGLADAQVAATGHAALDAELPGGGWPVGAMTELLQATPEAHVWRLLLPALARAVEARGGPVVLIGAPYEPCGPSLAAQGLPVEALMWVRSEAPAARLWACEQALRCADVAAVLAWLPQARVGELRRLQLAAAQHEVLLFVCRPESAAQGASPARLRLQVESCAPDSAQIELRILKRRGPPLAAPVMLPARNERMAALLAAARLRRKLRLQQQGTVPAGEAAASATVVRIDAWKGGANALDRIAVVA
- a CDS encoding DNA polymerase Y family protein, translated to MHWIALRWSPETDASEAPVLPTPEALGWWALQYTPHVAWQDEALMLEVSACERLWGGRSSLMRQLAHENPAPGAVMRGAQGATSLVALARLRLFERNEHRPRDIPAGLPLDTLSAAREHLDLLARLGCRTWGDVAALPRGGLTRRFGAGLREALDTAWGLRPESHRWLTLPDVFEQKLELPALAETAPELMWSANRLLTALQFWLRARQRGARALELQWTLDLKRFNGVNLPPHQQVTVRTAEPTQDMAHLRRLLSEKLALTTLAAPASWLRLRTLETDPWAGASTSFLPEDNRKGDKLHEMVERLSVRLGPQQVVVPAAAADHRPERKQAWRPALQKAKSSPDKTRKEAKAAASQPDAIYPPWLLPEPLLLEMDGERPCYRGPLGKLVGPQRVEAGWWGGKEDGGQPAMRDYYIAESPGAGLVWIFRERPSARFSPGEVRWYLQGLYA
- a CDS encoding CmcJ/NvfI family oxidoreductase is translated as MNPPTVTAGLNYLQPSLLRPFSYIFPPPPGTPWESGSYELRPMPIADARAATTPPHIECEGFVLRDAPTAVSDFLDDAEVTAVYHREVAELALAVTGSTRAFVFDHLVRQREADRTALSFGRRATHGKAAANGRIHNDYTEDSGRRRLGMVLTDPDEAAAVRRYCIVNVWRSIRGPVLDTPLAVCDARTVTAGDLVAAEVRYPERTGEIYLATHSPAHRWSYFSAMDRHEALVFKQYDSQLGGVSRFTPHAAFDHPDAPAGAPPRQSIEARCLVVFE
- a CDS encoding error-prone DNA polymerase — protein: MPDLSEKQLRGRNAAKVHALPLPLRRKSAPALPDYAELHCLTHFSFQRGASTPEELVERAYQLGYAALAITDECSVAGIVRAHVCLRELPAKLEEYEREHPDEPPIPRNPGFRLLFGSEFRFERFRLVVIASGTEGWGNLCEFITAARNTELPKGQYRVSWEGSDVASLQDCQVLFVPHRMPGGALEAATLHEDLMAAKALYGENLWLAVEMLNELDDDLWFVALMEAGEQAGVPLVAAGDVHMHARSAKPLHDVLTAVREGKTVAECGFALQSNAERHLRQRVRLAELYLPGMLSNTLAVAARCSFDPEVIRENYQYPLETVGSRETPAETLVRKTWEGASERYPHGVPAKVREQVQKELDLILELKYEMFFLTVEDIVRFARSQHILCQGRGSSANSAVCFCLGITAIDPEKGHLLFERFLSRHRHEPPDIDVDFEHQRREEVIQYIYQKYGRERAAIAAVVICYRSRSALRDVGKALGIDQRLIDEFAKDHYWFDDTVLGDQLFKAAARVGVEEDELRLVQWIEMTRRLKGFPRHLSQHVGGFVLTHTRLTRLVPVEKASMKDRSVIQWEKDDLEAMGMLKVDVLALGMLSAIRRGLDHMNRWRGSAVQMHHIRSDDQKVFDMICDADTVGVFQIESRAQMSMLPRLKPRRYEDLVIEVAIVRPGPIQGGMVHPYLKQRERLAKGLAIHYEKEELRPALERTLGVPIFQEQVMQIAMIAADFTADEADQLRRAMAAWKRKGGLDKFHDKLVQGMIRKGYKASFAESIFKQILGFGDYGFPESHAASFALLVTVSSWLKNYEPACFLAALLDSQPMGFYSPSQLVQDARRHGVEVRPVDVTCSALDTTLEARAPDAPRMPAGTDARYADRLGNENQPAVRLGLRLVSGLGEAGAKRLLQARAQAPFTSTEDLALRAELDGKDMAALAAADALMPLSGHRRQQVWDATAQRRSPALLRGVPINEQVLQLPAAPEGEEIVGDYAALGLTLRRHPLALLRPRLARMKLMSAEQLRALPSGQTVRACGIVKGRQRPGTANGTIFVTLEDETGNVNVIVWSHVIEAWREPLLKSHLLAVQGTWQRDDDSGGKVQHLIATGFKDLTPLMGRLAQSNTSRDFH